The following are encoded together in the Desulfovibrio aminophilus genome:
- a CDS encoding tetratricopeptide repeat protein: MPRMTGAILAALLLLLCAAPAARAQERPRVLIQQGERFLAMGKLDAAIAVYSKVIACCDRTPEGAEAHNDIGVAYARKGELDRAIQEYETALTINGYPLASFNLGKAWRGKYEETGDPAYRRKALDCFRAFGRYLRKGEALPPVVSWQKEEIEEYLSEAERALAE, encoded by the coding sequence ATGCCGCGAATGACCGGCGCGATCCTGGCCGCCCTGCTTCTGCTCCTCTGCGCCGCCCCGGCGGCCCGGGCCCAGGAGCGTCCCCGCGTGCTCATCCAGCAGGGCGAACGCTTTCTGGCCATGGGCAAGCTGGACGCGGCCATCGCGGTCTACTCCAAGGTGATCGCCTGCTGCGACCGCACCCCCGAGGGGGCCGAGGCCCACAACGACATCGGCGTGGCCTACGCCCGCAAGGGCGAGCTGGACCGCGCCATCCAGGAATACGAGACCGCCCTGACCATCAACGGCTATCCCCTGGCCTCCTTCAACCTGGGCAAGGCCTGGCGCGGCAAGTACGAGGAGACCGGCGACCCGGCCTATCGGCGCAAGGCCCTGGACTGCTTCCGGGCCTTCGGCCGGTACCTGCGCAAGGGCGAAGCCCTGCCGCCCGTGGTGAGCTGGCAGAAGGAGGAGATCGAGGAGTATCTGTCGGAGGCCGAGCGCGCCCTCGCGGAGTGA
- a CDS encoding TM1266 family iron-only hydrogenase system putative regulator — translation MEGRTEERRLGLIGISIADRRSSALKVNEILGHYGDVIVARTGLPYQERGVSVIAVIVDASTNDLGALTGKLGMVRGVQVKSFLF, via the coding sequence ATGGAGGGGCGGACGGAGGAGCGGCGGCTGGGACTCATCGGCATTTCCATTGCCGACCGGCGGTCCTCGGCCTTAAAGGTCAACGAGATCCTGGGGCACTACGGCGACGTGATCGTGGCCCGCACCGGCCTGCCCTACCAGGAGCGCGGGGTGAGCGTCATCGCCGTCATCGTGGACGCCTCGACCAACGATCTGGGAGCCCTGACCGGCAAGCTCGGCATGGTCCGGGGGGTGCAGGTCAAATCGTTCCTGTTCTGA